Proteins from one Ahaetulla prasina isolate Xishuangbanna chromosome 2, ASM2864084v1, whole genome shotgun sequence genomic window:
- the LRRC19 gene encoding leucine-rich repeat-containing protein 19: MKLVWLLILVAVLFLHPVSTECSDTAQTVNCQEVAKIHSSVPSNLNKDISVLYLSCNHITLDKNDTVILCQYNNLLELYLNNNSIVVVSNFSFEKLLQLKILDISNNYIKTIEKAAFAGLNELQILNLQNNKITKLNSDVFARLNKLKVLNLQNNFLKDFDAEVTFNSICIKLNGNVWTCSCDLLSLQHWLNSSTLITGRSIYI; encoded by the exons ATGAAGCTTGTTTGGCTGCTAATATTGGTTGCAGTTCTCTTTCTTCATCCTGTCAGTACTGAATGCAGTGATACTGCTCAAACC GTAAACTGTCAGGAAGTGGCAAAAATCCATTCTTCTGTTCCTTCTAACCTaaacaaagacatttctgtgttATATCTTAGTTGTAACCATATTACTTTAGACAAGAATGACACAGTAATACTTTGCCAGTACAATAATCTCTTAGAACTGTATTTGAACAACaattctattgttgttgtttctaaTTTCAGCTTTGAAAAACTTTTACAGTTAAAAATTCTTGATATCAGTAATAATTATATCAAAACAATTGAAAAAGCAGCATTTGCTGGTTTGAATGAATTGCAGATTCTGAATCtacaaaataacaaaattacaaaattaaattCTGATGTATTTGCAAGGCTAAACAAGTTGAAAGTCCTAAACTTACAAAacaattttcttaaagattttgaTGCTGAGGTAACATTTAATTCAATATGTATTAAATTAAATGGAAATGTGTGGACTTGTTCATGTGACCTTCTTAGTTTACAACATTGGCTGAATAGTTCTACTTTGATAACGggtaggtcaatatatatttag